The Longimicrobium sp. sequence TGGCCCTGCGCAGCTTCACCACCCGTGACGGCGCCACCTGGAACGTCTGGAACGTGGTCCCCACGCTGGGCCACAAGGACCGGCGCGTTTCGCTGAGCGTGGGGATGACGGACGGGTGGCTCTGCTTCGAGTGCGCCGGCATCAAGCGCCGCATCGTGCCCACCCCCAGCGACTGGGAGGGATGGTCGGACGAGCAGCTGGAAACCGCCCTCACCGAGGCGTCCCTCGTCGAGCGCCGCGGCGCGTAGCAATCTCCATCGCCCGAGTCGAATCGCCCCGGCCAGTGCTCCCGGCCGGGGCGATCTTGCTTTCCCCATCGGCGTCACCCTCGCGAGGCCGGCCACACCGCTCCGGCTCACGCGCTCACGCGCTCGCGCACTCACGCACTTCCGCACTTCACATCTCCCGAATCCCCACCCACATCCCCCGCCCGGTGATCCCCTGCTCGTCGAAGGTGGTGCGCAGGCCGGCGGCCTCGAACGCGGCGCGCATCTCGCCGCGGGTGAACAGGCCCATCTCGTGGCGCTCGGCCGCGCGGGTGATGCCGGACGGGCGGCCGACCAGGTACTCGAAATCGATCGCGGAGACGGTGCCCTCGATGCGGGTGTGGCTCATCCGCACGACGGTGAGATCGGGAAGCGTCTGCGTGTTCACGCCCACGAAGCCGTCGCTGATCGCATCGGGCGTGAACCACGGCTCCACGGCCAGCGCGCCGCCCGGCTCCAGATGCCGCGCCATGCACCCGATGGCCGCGCGCAGGCCGTCCGGCGTGCGCACGTAGCCGATGGCGCTGAACAGGCACGTCACCACGCCGAAGCGCCGCCCCAGGTCGAAGTCGCGCATGTCGGCGCGGTGCAGCGGCACGTCCGGCAGCCGCTCGCGCGCGATGGCGAGCAGCCCCTCGTCCAGGTCCGTTCCCTCCGCGGCGTAGTGCGCGCGCAGCGACCGCAGGTGCATCCCCGTTCCGCACGCCACGTCCAGCAGCGTTCCCTCGCCCGGGCCGCCGGCGGCCATCACCAGCTCGCGGACGCGCGCCGCCTCGGCCGGATAGTCCTTGAACGAGTAGATCAGGTCGTACAGCTCGGCCGATTCCGAGAACATCGCGCTCCTCCACTCCTGGGGTCCGTATCCACGGAAGAGTGCGATGGCGGGGTGATGAGCGGAAGTGGGGGAACGCGATGGAGATATCCGTGCTCAGCCGACCACCTGCGGCGCGACGCTGTCCAGCCACTCGAGCGCG is a genomic window containing:
- a CDS encoding class I SAM-dependent methyltransferase, producing the protein MFSESAELYDLIYSFKDYPAEAARVRELVMAAGGPGEGTLLDVACGTGMHLRSLRAHYAAEGTDLDEGLLAIARERLPDVPLHRADMRDFDLGRRFGVVTCLFSAIGYVRTPDGLRAAIGCMARHLEPGGALAVEPWFTPDAISDGFVGVNTQTLPDLTVVRMSHTRIEGTVSAIDFEYLVGRPSGITRAAERHEMGLFTRGEMRAAFEAAGLRTTFDEQGITGRGMWVGIREM